The Fulvia fulva chromosome 6, complete sequence genome includes a window with the following:
- a CDS encoding Dehydratase aurZ — MVLQAGYPNTTGFRKVTKATILIKKKPGMSDVDFISHYNHVHAQLAAPVVEKHDIITYSLSYCLDRDRKIMPDMLRGKAQMADYDAICIFVFPDYKAFAKFMSDPASKALAPDHENFMVESEMRMMVGDEYMVIEDGKMVVKE, encoded by the exons ATGGTTCTGCAAGCCGGCTACCCCAACACAACCGGCTTCCGCAAAGTCACAAAAGCCACCATCCTCATCAAGAAGAAACCCGGCATGAGCGATGTCGACTTCATCTCCCACTACAACCACGTTCACGCTCAACTCGCCGCTCCCGTGGTCGAGAAGCATGACATCATAACCTACAGCCTG TCCTACTGCCTCGACCGCGACCGTAAGATAATGCCCGACATGCTCCGCGGGAAAGCACAAATGGCAGATTACGATGCGATTTGTATCTTTGTGTTTCCGGATTATAAGGCTTTTGCGAAGTTCATGTCTGATCCTGCGAGTAAGGCGTTGGCGCCGGATCATGAGAATTTCATGGTGGAGAGTGAGATGAGGATGATGGTGGGGGATGAGTACATGGTGATTGAGGATGGGAAGATGGTTGTGAAGGAGTGA